The proteins below come from a single Oxyura jamaicensis isolate SHBP4307 breed ruddy duck chromosome 1, BPBGC_Ojam_1.0, whole genome shotgun sequence genomic window:
- the USF3 gene encoding basic helix-loop-helix domain-containing protein USF3 isoform X1: protein MVPAVGAPPPSPPSPPALFSETMPEMTENETPTKKQHRKKNRETHNAVERHRKKKINAGINRIGELIPCSPALKQSKNMILDQAFKYITEMKRQNDELLLNGGNNEQAEEIKKLRKQLDELQKENGRYIELLKANDICLYDDPTIHWKGNLKNAKVSVVIPGDQVQKNIIVYSNGSQPNGNNQGASVQGITFNVSHNLQKQTANVVPVQRTCNLVTPVTISGIYPAENKPRSQSTVSPLAPAQPVPAGNVLELSTVENEQGVLATASSQSTSRSGTEQELQRSLSNTSQNDQNLSKSKSDEVCPKLMKKTLLQGISLPSSASTEASQVQQVNTTCSKTPNARNEFQEGCVISASDTACVPSVRLPSTDSFSSVNVPKSTDLVSSAGMPVTSAAEGIKAVTAISTLPASPLENCWSFSGSTGVGTSDLKNMSSLTRMPSAGNTQTTWTTLQLAGNTVQPLSQTPSSMMTALLNEPVNGAGTVSPAHSRPLTTSISLNTSLPGDVQAAEQIVVTLPSCPSLPMQPLISQPQVKTQAAGNILPLNSAMQVIQMAQPVASAVTGAPANQNVIILQPPNTTPCPPIVRAEVPSQNVSQQIVIIQAASQNPLPLISAQPSASVRVPMNGPTAIANSSNSIQNAPLPQTFGGKHLVHILPRPSSLPSSSSTQTFSVTMSNQQHPQTISLNGQLFALQPVMSSSGAANQAPMQIIQPTTSEDPNTNVALNTFGALANLNQSISQMAGQSCLHLSLGHPANPTTVHNQIATVNCVSLPTSVASAISAEGSVLTSASNSTNASPKKAAAGLPSNTKSKRTNKKPSTKKHLAVNSKVSCPAVPCKDAGKVDCAPVETVAKHANGEGLPESIPAASQALATSQVSGVAAPSGASVSDCHSKESEHSEQAAGSCPMPELPSTELPASSPLQPTVSEPLVPDPPPAKDAAPLPQAHRSQSNPPTASALSESSAPCEPPGTLTTSRTEAHVTNSQVSGMAAAQSSTADHISKAGAISESCNVAQDSSIIMQDADLLEGQGLTKMLSDLTKERTAEEKTSSFTVQGEHSNFPMENSKSAESNVDLPEKQELLLMSSEGDSLSQHHTCISDQEVVSASLIASRQADSPMSTSSGSSRGFSVASMLPDTTREDVTSSTSTSTCTFSEQPDIVALAARAIFDQENLEKGGGGIQVNMRAAISKSTEVTSLEREQPTFKPLPVKESNAGPLETASNKFSAQDTVQANVDRQVEKPSCSVGGVETSNTSLQISASQSPSITSLSVNNLIHQSRIVHPLVSCSSLSQPSEPPSVPATVSLSLPSSSYVNQSPGPAMMNEYAQEQLNAIRASTMQAPQLQESHLKQQGHEGRKDSAKRAVQDDLLLSTAKRQKQCQTAPLRLEGMALMNRTPESIADQTQMLVSQIPPNSSNSVPSVSNQGHTDGLNRLFPSNSNFVTPALRQTEVQCNSQTSISEQQGQAGQHLQPIQHGPSQGISHLHSNHPYLKQQQAGQLRERHHLYQLQHHVTHGENSVHSQPHGVHQQRTIQQEVQMQKKRNLIQGSQATQLSLQQKHHGSDQTRQKGGQPHPHHQQMQQQMQQHFGASQPEKNCENPATSRNHHNHPQSHINQEIMHQQQQDVSSRQQGSASEHVSGHNQMQRLMTSRGLEQQMVSQASIVTRPSDMTCTPHRQERNRVSSYSAEALIGKTPSNSEQRIGISLQGPRVSDQLEMRSYLDVSRNKGLVIHNMQGRISVDHTVGSDVQRLSDCQTFKPAGPNQQPTGNFDVQASRNSEIGNSVPSLRGMQSQAFRIGQNTGPSIERQKRLPYQPVQGIPTGNTLSSRENENTCHQSFMQSLLAPHLGDQVSGSQRSLPEHQRNTQCGASSTIEYNCPPARESVHIRRDGDGQNRESCDMSIGSINTRNSSLNIPFSSSSSSGDIQGRNTSPNISVQKSNPMRMTESHGTKSHMNTPVSSNMHGVVRPTHPHPAVSHGNGEQGQPSVRQPNSSVTQRSRHPLQDNGGSKIRQPERNRSGNQRHGNVFDPSLPHLPLSTSGSMILGRQQSAIEKRGSIVRFMSDGPQVSNDNAAPDQHTLSQNFGFPFIPEGGMNPPINANASFIPPVTQPSATRTPALIPVDPQNTLPSFYPPYSPAHPTLSNDISIPYFPNQMFPNPSTEKPSSGGLNNRFGSILSPPRPVGFAQPSFPLLPDMPPMHMTNTSHLSNFNLTSLFPEIATALPPDGSAMSPLLSIANTSASDSSKQSSNRPAHNISHILGHDCSSAV from the exons agcAAGAACATGATCCTGGACCAAGCCTTTAAGTAtataacagaaatgaaaagacagaatgATGAACTTCTGTTAAACGGAGGGAACAACGAACAGG CTGAAGAGATAAAAAAACTCCGGAAACAATTGGATgaacttcaaaaggaaaatgggagatATATTGAACTACTGAAAGCAAATGATATTTGCCTGTATGATGATCCTACAATCCACTGGAAGGGGAATCTCAAAAATGCAAAGGTTTCAGTTGTTATTCCTGGTGATCAGGTTCAAAAGAACATCATCGTCTATTCAAATGGGAGTCAACCCAATGGAAATAACCAGGGAGCATCTGTCCAGGGAATAACGTTTAACGTTAGTCATaatttacaaaagcaaacagccaATGTTGTGCCAGTTCAGAGAACTTGCAACTTAGTGACTCCTGTGACCATTTCTGGTATTTACCCTGCAGAAAACAAGCCACGGTCTCAAAGTACGGTTTCTCCACTGGCACCCGCTCAGCCGGTCCCAGCAGGGAATGTTCTTGAGCTTTCCACCGTAGAGAATGAGCAAGGTGTGCTTGCTACTGCCAGCTCACAGAGCACTTCTCGATCTGGAACAGAACAGGAACTACAGCGTTCTCTAAGTAATACATCACAGAATGATCAAAATCTCTCCAAAAGTAAAAGTGATGAGGTGTGCCCgaaattaatgaagaaaacactCCTGCAGGGAATCAGCCTTCCTTCCAGTGCCTCCACGGAAGCCTCTCAAGTTCAACAGGTGAATACAACCTGCTCAAAAACACCCAATGCTAGGAATGAATTTCAAGAAGGCTGTGTAATTTCAGCCAGTGACACAGCTTGCGTGCCGTCTGTGAGACTGCCTAGTACAGATAGCTTTTCCTCTGTAAATGTCCCCAAAAGTACAGACTTGGTAAGTAGTGCTGGAATGCCCGTGActtctgcagcagaaggaatTAAGGCTGTAACGGCAATAAGCACTCTGCCTGCCAGTCCCCTAGAGAACTGCTGGTCTTTTTCAGGCTCTACAGGTGTTGGCACTTCAGACTTGAAAAACATGAGTAGCCTTACACGGATGCCTTCAGCTGGAAACACACAGACCACGTGGACAACTTTGCAGCTAGCAGGAAATACTGTTCAGCCACTCAGCCAAACACCATCCAGTATGATGACTGCGCTACTAAATGAGCCAGTTAATGGTGCTGGTACTGTatctcctgctcacagcaggcCTTTGACTACAAGCATTAGTCTAAATACTTCTCTGCCTGGAGATGTGCAGGCAGCTGAACAAATCGTAGTTACCTTGCCCTCATGTCCGTCCTTACCTATGCAGCCATTAATCAGCCAGCCACAGGTTAAAACTCAGGCTGCAGGAAATATCCTTCCATTAAATTCAGCTATGCAGGTAATTCAGATGGCTCAGCCAGTTGCGTCAGCCGTAACAGGAGCACCAGCCAACCAGAATGTCATAATTCTCCAGCCTCCAAACACCACTCCATGCCCTCCAATTGTGAGAGCAGAAGTTCCTAGCCAAAATGTCAGTCAACAAATTGTAATTATACAAGCTGCTAGTCAGAATCCTCTTCCTCTCATCTCTGCCCAGCCTTCTGCTTCTGTAAGAGTTCCCATGAATGGGCCTACTGCAATCGCAAACTCTAGCAACTCCATACAAAATGCCCCTCTTCCACAGACTTTTGGAGGGAAACACCTTGTCCATATATTACCAAGACCATCATCTTTGCCATCTTCTAGCTCtacacaaacattttcagttacAATGTCAAATCAACAGCATCCTCAAACGATCTCATTAAATGGGCAGCTTTTTGCATTGCAGCCTGTGATGTCTTCATCTGGAGCTGCCAATCAAGCCCCTATGCAAATCATTCAACCCACCACCAGCGAAGATCCAAATACCAACGTTGCCCTCAATACATTTGGTGCTTTAGCTAACCTCAATCAAAGCATATCACAAATGGCCGGACAAAGCTGCTTACACTTGTCTCTCGGCCACCCTGCCAATCCCACAACTGTCCATAACCAGATTGCCACAGTTAATTGTGTGTCATTACCAACTTCGGTGGCGTCTGCAATATCCGCAGAGGGTTCAGTATTAACTAGTGCATCTAATTCAACAAATGCTTCCCccaaaaaagctgctgctggtttgCCATCTAATACAAAATcaaaaaggacaaacaaaaagccaagtACTAAAAAACACCTGGCAGTCAACAGTAAAGTTTCCTGTCCAGCAGTTCCTTGCAAAGATGCGGGGAAGGTAGATTGTGCTCCTGTGGAAACTGTGGCAAAGCATGCAAATGGTGAGGGGCTGCCTGAAAGCATTCCGGCAGCATCGCAAGCTTTGGCTACGTCGCAGGTGAGTGGTGTGGCAGCACCAAGCGGTGCGAGCGTTTCTGACTGTCATTCCAAAGAGTCTGAGCACTCTGAGCAGGCAGCGGGATCCTGCCCTATGCCAGAGCTGCCTTCAACAGAGCTGCCGGCTTCCTcgcccctgcagcccacggTGTCCGAACCGTTGGTGCCGGACCCGCCGCCTGCCAAAGATGCTGCTCCTCTCCCGCAGGCACATCGATCTCAGAGCAATCCACCTACTGCCTCTGCCTTGTCAGAGTCTTCTGCACCCTGTGAACCCCCTGGCACCTTAACGACTTCTCGTACTGAAGCACATGTGACAAATTCTCAGGTTTCTgggatggcagcagcacagagcagcacagcagatcATATTTCCAAGGCAGGAGCAATTTCGGAGTCCTGCAATGTTGCACAGGATTCTTCAATCATAATGCAAGATGCAGACTTGTTAGAGGGGCAGGGTCTAACCAAAATGCTCTCTGATCTCACAAAAGAAAggacagctgaggaaaaaacCTCTTCTTTTACCGTACAGGGGGAGCATTCTAATTTTCCCATGGAAAACTCTAAATCAGCAGAATCAAATGTTGATTTGCCTGAGAAGCAGGAACTCTTGTTAATGAGCTCGGAGGGAGATTCTCTCTCGCAGCATCACACCTGCATTTCTGATCAGGAAGTAGTTAGTGCTTCCCTAATTGCCAGCAGGCAGGCGGACTCCCCGATGTCAACCAGCTCTGGTAGCAGTCGAGGCTTCTCAGTGGCATCGATGTTGCCAGATACCACCAGAGAAGACGTTACGAGCAGCACGTCAACCAGTACATGCACATTTTCAGAACAACCTGACATTGTAGCTCTTGCAGCAAGAGCTATTTTTGATCAAGAAAACCTTGAGAAAGGTGGAGGAGGAATACAAGTTAACATGAGGGCTGCCATCTCAAAGTCAACTGAGGTTACATCTTTGGAGAGAGAGCAACCGACTTTTAAACCTCTACCAGTGAAAGAAAGCAATGCAGGGCCATTAGAAACAGCATCAAACAAATTCAGTGCTCAGGATACAGTGCAAGCAAATGTTGATAGACAAGTTGAAAAACCAAGCTGTTCTGTAGGAGGTGTGGAAACCTCAAATACTTCTTTGCAGATTTCAGCCTCCCAGTCACCAAGCATAACCAGTTTAAGCGTGAATAATCTAATACACCAGAGTCGCATAGTGCATCCCCTTGTGAGTTGCTCAAGTTTATCCCAGCCTTCAGAGCCACCAAGTGTTCCTGCAACGGTGAGTCTCTCCCTTCCATCTAGTTCATATGTTAACCAGTCTCCAGGACCAGCTATGATGAATGAATATGCTCAGGAGCAACTGAATGCTATTAGGGCAAGCACCATGCaggctccccagctgcaggaatCACACTTAAAGCAGCAAGGCCATGAAGGTCGCAAAGACTCTGCCAAGCGGGCTGTTCAAGATGACCTCCTGCTCTCTACAGCAAAGAGGCAAAAGCAGTGCCAGACAGCACCTTTGAGGCTTGAAGGGATGGCACTGATGAACCGAACACCAGAGAGCATTGCTGATCAAACGCAGATGCTAGTCAGTCAGATTCCTCCTAATTCGTCAAATTCTGTGCCATCAGTGAGCAATCAAGGGCACACGGATGGCCTTAACAGGTTATTCCCATCAAACAGCAACTTTGTAACACCAGCTTTGAGACAAACTGAAGTTCAGTGCAACTCTCAAACCTCAATTTCAGAACAGCAAGGTCAAGCAGGGCAGCACTTGCAGCCGATTCAGCACGGTCCTTCTCAAGGCATATCTCATCTTCACAGTAATCATCCATACTTAAAACAACAGCAGGCTGGACAGTTAAGAGAGAGGCACCACTTGTATCAGCTGCAGCACCATGTCACTCATGGGGAAAACTCAGTCCACTCCCAACCCCACGGTGTCCACCAGCAGCGAACAATACAGCAGGAGgtgcaaatgcaaaagaaacGAAATCTTATCCAGGGAAGCCAAGCCACACaactttctctgcagcagaaacacCATGGAAGTGATCAGACGCGACAAAAAGGTGGTCAGCCTCATCCTCACCACcagcaaatgcagcagcagatgcagcagcaCTTTGGAGCTTCCCAGCCTGAAAAGAACTGTGAAAATCCTGCAACAAGCAGAAACCATCATAACCACCCTCAGAGCCATATAAACCAAGAAATTATGCATCAACAGCAACAAGATGTTAGCAGCAGACAGCAAGGTTCAGCTTCTGAACATGTGTCAGGGCATAATCAGATGCAGAGGCTTATGACCTCGAGGGGCTTAGAGCAGCAAATGGTGTCGCAGGCAAGTATCGTAACCAGACCATCAGATATGACTTGCACTCCTCACAGGCAGGAGAGAAACAGAGTCTCCAGCTACTCTGCTGAAGCACTCATCGGGAAGACACCCTCTAATTCAGAACAGAGAATAGGAATATCTCTTCAAGGCCCTAGAGTTTCTGACCAGCTTGAGATGAGAAGCTATCTCGATGTTTCTAGAAATAAAGGGTTGGTCATTCATAATATGCAGGGCCGTATATCTGTTGATCATACGGTTGGCTCAGATGTGCAACGGCTTTCTGATTGTCAGACATTTAAGCCAGCAGGACCCAATCAACAACCAACAGGCAATTTTGACGTACAAGCCTCAAGGAACAGTGAAATCGGTAATTCTGTGCCATCCCTCAGGGGCATGCAGTCGCAAGCTTTTCGAATTGGTCAAAATACTGGGCCGTCCATCGAAAGACAGAAGAGATTGCCTTACCAGCCAGTACAAGGTATTCCAACAGGAAATACCCTTTCATCAAGGGAAAACGAAAATACATGCCACCAAAGTTTTATGCAGAGTTTACTTGCCCCTCACCTTGGAGACCAAGTTAGTGGAAGCCAAAGATCACTCCCAGAGCATCAAAGGAATACGCAGTGTGGCGCGTCCTCCACGATCGAGTACAACTGCCCCCCAGCGCGAGAGAGCGTCCACATCCGAAGAGATGGTGATGGTCAGAATAGGGAAAGTTGTGACATGTCTATCGGTTCAATTAACACAAGGAACAGTTCCTTAAATATTCCTTTCTCAAGTTCTTCTTCCTCGGGAGATATTCAGGGTCGAAACACAAGCCCGAACATTTCTGTACAGAAGTCCAATCCCATGAGGATGACCGAGAGTCATGGAACGAAGAGTCACATGAATACACCTGTTTCTAGCAACATGCATGGAGTCGTGAGGCCCACTCACCCTCACCCTGCAGTTTCTCATGGAAATGGTGAACAAGGGCAGCCATCCGTTCGTCAGCCAAATTCTTCCGTTACTCAACGATCGAGGCATCCTCTGCAAGATAATGGAGGCTCTAAAATACGTCAGCCCGAAAGGAACCGATCTGGAAATCAAAGACATGGAAATGTCTTTGACCCTAGTCTTCCTCATCTTCCCCTATCTACCAGTGGCAGTATGATCCTCGGGCGCCAGCAGTCTGCGAtagaaaaaagaggaagcatTGTCCGCTTTATGTCTGATGGCCCTCAAGTGTCTAATGATAACGCAGCCCCTGACCAACACACGCTCTCTCAGAACTTTGGCTTCCCTTTTATTCCAGAGGGTGGCATGAATCCACCAATAAATGCCAACGCGTCTTTCATCCCACCAGTTACTCAGCCTAGTGCCACTCGAACACCAGCCCTAATCCCAGTCGATCCTCAAAATACGCTGCCATCCTTCTACCCGCCATACTCTCCTGCCCATCCCACTCTTTCCAATGACATTTCTATCCCTTACTTTCCCAATCAAATGTTTCCTAATCCAAGCACAGAAAAGCCGAGTAGCGGAGGTTTGAACAATCGATTTGGATCCATTTTGTCCCCTCCCCGGCCTGTTGGTTTTGCTCAGCCgagttttcctttgcttccagATATGCCGCCAATGCACATGACCAATACGTCACACTTATCCAATTTTAACTTGACGTCTTTGTTTCCAGAAATAGCCACCGCTCTTCCTCCAGATGGTTCAGCAATGTCGCCTTTGCTTTCCATTGCAAACACATCTGCTTCAGATTCTTCCAAGCAGTCCTCAAACCGACCTGCCCACAATATAAGCCATATTCTAGGTCACGATTGCAGTTCAGCTGTATGA